In Bubalus bubalis isolate 160015118507 breed Murrah chromosome 3, NDDB_SH_1, whole genome shotgun sequence, a genomic segment contains:
- the LOC102414778 gene encoding interferon omega-1-like, with protein MAFVLSLLMALVLVSYGPGGSLGCDLSQNHVLVGRKNLRLLGQMRRLSPRFCLLDRKDFAFPQEMVEGGQLQEAQTMSVLHEMLQQTFNLFHTERSSAAWDTTLLEQLHTGLHQLLDDLDACLGQVMGEEDFALGRMGPTLAVKKYFQGIHIYLKEKEYSDCAWEIVRLEIMRSLSSSTNLQESLRMMDGDLNSP; from the coding sequence ATGGCCTTCGTGCTCTCTCTACTGATGGCCCTGGTGCTGGTCAGCTACGGCCCTGGAGGATCCCTGGGCTGTGACCTGTCTCAGAACCATGTGCTGGTTGGCAGGAAGAACCTCAGGCTCCTGGGCCAAATGAGGAGACTCTCCCCTCGCTTCTGTCTGCTGGACAGAAAAGACTTCGCTTtcccccaggagatggtggagggcgGCCAGCTCCAGGAGGCCCAGACCATGTCTGTGCTCCACGAGATGCTCCAGCAGACCTTCAACCTCTTCCACACAGAGCGCTCCTCTGCTGCCTGGGACACCACCCTCCTGGAGCAGCTCCACACTGGACTCCATCAGCTGCTGGATGACCTGGACGCCTGCCTGGGGCAGGTGATGGGAGAGGAAGACTTTGCCCTGGGAAGGATGGGCCCCACACTGGCTGTGAAGAAGTACTTCCAGGGCATCCATATCTAcctgaaagagaaggaatacaGCGACTGCGCCTGGGAAATAGTCAGACTGGAAATCATGAGATCCTTGTCTTCATCAACCAACTTGCAAGAAAGCTTAAGAATGATGGATGGAGACCTAAATTCACCTTGA